In one window of Paenarthrobacter nicotinovorans DNA:
- the iolD gene encoding 3D-(3,5/4)-trihydroxycyclohexane-1,2-dione acylhydrolase (decyclizing): MGTATRRMTVAQAVVEFLSKQYTVDSINGVEYRERLIPGTFGIFGHGNVAGVGQALKQYQAADPTIMPYYQGRNEQAQAHQAVGYARHTRRRQTFAISTSIGPGSSNLLTGAALATTNRLPVLLLPSDTFATRAADPVLQQLELPYAYDITVNDAFRPLSKFFDRVSRPEQLFSAFHHGLRVLTDPAETGAVTISLPQDVQAEAFDVPEEFLAEREWRIRRPEADDDDIRRAVEAIRAAKRPLIIAGGGVLYAYANDELAKFAELTGIPVGNTQAGVGVLPWDHKFSLGAIGSTGTTAANAIAAEADLIIGIGTRYEDFTTASRTAFQNPDVKFVNINVAPIDAYKHGTTLPIVADARKALVKLNEALGGYRVGADLEQKVAAEKKRWNAIVDEAFETRYTPLPAQNEIIGATNKAMDDQDVVICAAGSLPGDLHKMWRVRDPFGYHVEYAYSCMGYEIPGGLGVKRAALAEAAAGGPDRDVVVMVGDGSYLMMHTELVTAVAERIKLIVVLIQNHGYASIGSLSESLGSQRFGTQYRVLDKEQHSFDAGEHLPIDLATNAESLGAKVIRIEPGENVIESLGAAIKEAKAAPETGPIVIHVESDPLLDAPSSESWWDVPVSQVSDLESTQQAYKTYTDHKNRQRKLLG, encoded by the coding sequence ATGGGAACAGCAACCCGTCGGATGACCGTGGCGCAGGCCGTGGTCGAGTTCCTTTCCAAGCAGTACACCGTGGATTCCATTAACGGAGTGGAGTATCGTGAGCGCCTGATTCCGGGCACGTTCGGCATCTTCGGACACGGCAATGTTGCTGGTGTGGGACAGGCCTTGAAGCAGTACCAGGCCGCGGACCCCACCATCATGCCGTACTACCAGGGCCGCAACGAGCAGGCCCAGGCCCATCAGGCGGTAGGTTACGCACGGCACACGCGCCGCCGCCAGACGTTCGCGATCAGCACCTCCATCGGCCCGGGTTCCTCGAACCTGCTGACAGGTGCCGCCTTGGCCACCACCAACCGCCTTCCCGTGCTGCTGCTGCCGAGTGACACCTTCGCAACCCGCGCGGCGGACCCTGTGCTGCAGCAGTTGGAGCTCCCATACGCTTACGACATCACGGTCAACGATGCCTTCCGTCCGTTGTCCAAGTTCTTCGACCGGGTTTCGCGTCCGGAACAGTTGTTCTCCGCGTTCCACCACGGGCTGCGTGTCCTGACGGATCCGGCGGAGACTGGTGCCGTCACCATTTCGCTGCCGCAGGATGTCCAGGCGGAGGCCTTCGACGTCCCGGAAGAGTTCCTGGCCGAACGTGAATGGCGGATCCGCCGCCCCGAGGCCGACGATGACGACATCCGCCGCGCCGTGGAGGCCATCCGTGCGGCCAAGCGCCCGCTGATCATCGCCGGTGGTGGAGTCCTCTACGCCTACGCCAACGATGAACTCGCCAAGTTCGCTGAACTGACCGGCATTCCGGTAGGCAACACCCAAGCCGGCGTGGGCGTCCTGCCGTGGGACCACAAGTTCTCCCTCGGTGCCATCGGTTCAACCGGCACGACGGCGGCCAACGCCATCGCCGCCGAAGCGGACCTCATCATCGGTATCGGCACGCGCTACGAGGACTTCACCACCGCGTCCCGCACGGCGTTCCAAAACCCGGACGTGAAGTTCGTGAACATCAACGTGGCCCCCATCGACGCTTACAAGCACGGGACAACGCTCCCGATCGTCGCTGACGCCCGCAAGGCATTGGTGAAGCTGAACGAGGCCCTGGGCGGGTACCGCGTCGGTGCTGACCTCGAACAGAAGGTCGCTGCGGAAAAGAAGCGCTGGAACGCGATCGTGGACGAGGCTTTCGAGACCCGTTACACACCGCTGCCGGCCCAGAACGAGATCATCGGTGCCACCAACAAGGCCATGGATGACCAGGACGTTGTCATCTGTGCCGCCGGTTCGCTGCCGGGTGACCTGCACAAGATGTGGCGTGTCCGCGACCCGTTCGGCTACCACGTGGAATACGCGTACTCCTGCATGGGCTACGAAATCCCCGGCGGGCTGGGCGTGAAGCGCGCAGCGCTGGCCGAAGCCGCCGCCGGTGGTCCGGACAGGGATGTGGTGGTCATGGTGGGGGACGGCTCCTACCTGATGATGCATACCGAACTGGTCACCGCCGTCGCCGAACGCATCAAGCTGATCGTGGTCCTGATACAGAACCACGGCTACGCCTCCATCGGTTCGCTGTCCGAGTCCCTCGGCTCGCAGCGCTTCGGTACGCAGTACCGCGTCCTGGACAAAGAACAGCACAGTTTCGACGCCGGTGAACACCTGCCCATCGACCTCGCCACCAACGCCGAATCCCTGGGCGCGAAGGTCATCCGGATCGAGCCTGGGGAGAACGTCATTGAGTCCCTGGGCGCAGCCATCAAGGAAGCCAAGGCAGCCCCGGAGACCGGCCCGATCGTGATCCACGTCGAATCCGATCCGCTGCTGGATGCGCCGTCCTCCGAATCCTGGTGGGACGTCCCCGTCTCGCAGGTCTCGGACCTGGAGTCCACCCAGCAGGCTTACAAGACGTACACCGACCACAAGAACCGCCAGCGCAAACTGCTCGGCTGA
- a CDS encoding tautomerase family protein, protein MPLVRIDVNQGRSPAELAALSRAIHDAILAEYGIPERDYFHILTEHAQGQIVAQDAGLGFERTDSVVMIQIFTQGGRSQEAKSSLFEAIATGLAGVGVAGEDVFVGYVENSPGDWSFGFGRSQYVSGELAVPSK, encoded by the coding sequence ATGCCGCTTGTTCGAATCGATGTAAACCAAGGTCGCTCGCCCGCGGAGCTGGCTGCCCTCAGCCGCGCCATCCACGACGCCATCCTTGCCGAGTATGGAATCCCCGAGCGGGACTACTTCCACATCCTTACGGAACATGCGCAGGGTCAAATCGTCGCCCAGGACGCAGGCCTCGGTTTCGAGCGCACCGACAGTGTGGTCATGATCCAGATCTTCACCCAGGGTGGACGCAGCCAGGAGGCCAAGAGCTCCCTCTTTGAGGCCATCGCGACTGGCCTGGCCGGTGTGGGCGTTGCGGGCGAGGATGTCTTTGTTGGCTACGTGGAGAACTCGCCGGGGGACTGGTCCTTTGGCTTTGGGCGCAGCCAATATGTCAGTGGGGAACTGGCTGTTCCGAGCAAGTAA
- the pcrA gene encoding DNA helicase PcrA, with product MDMLFDPYADGPFKAGTKAAVKAAPELSRPGGGAPGPRLQEGGGGQSDAPASGGWGNPGTPGLPSADALLQGLNPQQEEAVKHAGSPLLIVAGAGSGKTRVLSNRIAYLIATKRAHHGEILAITFTNKAAAEMRERIEALVGARAKGMWISTFHSSCVRILRREAANVGLNSNFSIYDSADSLRLITLVAKNLDLDPKKFAPKAIQHKISALKNELIDADSYSSAANHNDPFETAVADVFKGYTQRLRQANAMDFDDLIAETVYMFRAFPALAESYRRRFRHVLVDEYQDTNHAQYALVREIVGLGTDTEVQPSELTVVGDSDQSIYAFRGADIRNIVEFEADYPNARTIKLEQNYRSTQNILSAANSVISRNPNRQEKRLWTAEGDGEKIIGYVGENEHDEAQFIAKEIDRLQDEEGLRPGDVAIFYRTNAQSRSIEDVLVRVGLPYKVVGGTRFYERKEIKDALAYLRVLVNPDDDVNLRRVLNEPKRGIGDRAEGAVAALAERERTSFMAAARRADQAPGMATRSVNAVLGFVKLLDDLAEVASGSGAAAALEAVLEQTGYLAGLRASSDPQDESRVENLAELVAVVREYERDNPEGSLGEFLEQVSLVADADQIPDAPGADIDAAVAEAKRMGVVTLMTLHTAKGLEFPVVFLTGMEHGIFPHQRSATDPKELAEERRLAYVGLTRARQRLYVTRSEVRSMWGQSQYNPASQFLEEIPSELVEWKREVMSRQAGGWGSAPIGSNRYGGSFWGAGTSRGVAASPTAGFDADVPAAVARNRVQPQKEVISVVVGDKVNHTSFGNGVVLGVEGAGDKTVAKVKFDVGEKRLLLRYAPLTKLDA from the coding sequence ATGGATATGTTGTTTGACCCCTACGCAGACGGACCCTTCAAAGCAGGCACCAAAGCCGCAGTCAAGGCTGCCCCGGAGCTATCACGCCCAGGTGGTGGTGCGCCGGGTCCCCGTCTTCAGGAGGGCGGCGGCGGCCAGTCGGACGCTCCTGCCTCAGGGGGATGGGGCAACCCGGGCACGCCCGGGCTCCCCTCTGCCGATGCCCTGCTCCAAGGGCTGAACCCGCAGCAGGAAGAGGCAGTCAAGCACGCCGGAAGTCCGCTGCTCATCGTTGCAGGCGCAGGTTCGGGCAAAACGCGTGTGCTCAGTAACCGCATCGCCTACCTCATCGCCACCAAACGGGCACATCACGGCGAAATCCTTGCCATTACCTTCACCAACAAGGCAGCAGCCGAGATGCGGGAGCGCATTGAAGCGTTGGTGGGAGCGCGGGCCAAGGGCATGTGGATCTCCACCTTCCACTCCTCCTGTGTCCGTATCCTGCGGCGCGAGGCCGCCAACGTGGGCCTGAACTCGAACTTCTCCATCTACGACTCCGCCGACTCGCTGCGCCTCATCACCCTGGTGGCCAAGAACCTGGACCTCGATCCCAAGAAGTTCGCGCCCAAGGCCATCCAGCACAAGATCTCGGCCCTCAAGAACGAGCTCATCGACGCCGACTCCTACTCCTCCGCGGCGAATCACAATGACCCCTTCGAAACCGCCGTGGCTGATGTCTTCAAGGGCTACACGCAACGCCTGCGCCAGGCCAACGCCATGGATTTCGACGACCTCATCGCAGAGACCGTCTACATGTTCCGGGCTTTCCCTGCGCTCGCGGAGTCCTACCGGCGGCGCTTCCGGCACGTCCTGGTGGACGAGTACCAGGACACCAACCATGCACAGTACGCGCTGGTCAGGGAGATCGTGGGCCTGGGCACTGACACGGAGGTCCAACCCAGCGAACTGACCGTGGTGGGTGATTCGGACCAGTCCATCTACGCCTTCCGCGGTGCGGACATCCGCAACATTGTGGAGTTCGAAGCCGACTATCCGAACGCGCGCACCATCAAGCTGGAGCAGAACTACCGTTCCACGCAGAACATCCTCAGCGCAGCAAACTCCGTCATCTCCCGCAACCCCAACCGCCAGGAAAAGCGGCTGTGGACGGCCGAAGGCGATGGCGAGAAGATCATCGGTTACGTGGGCGAGAACGAGCACGACGAAGCCCAGTTCATTGCCAAGGAAATCGACCGCCTGCAGGACGAGGAAGGCCTGCGTCCCGGAGACGTTGCCATCTTCTACCGGACCAACGCACAGTCGCGCTCCATTGAAGACGTCCTGGTCCGCGTGGGCCTGCCGTACAAGGTTGTTGGCGGCACCCGCTTCTACGAGCGCAAGGAAATCAAGGACGCCCTGGCGTACCTGCGCGTCCTGGTGAACCCGGACGACGACGTCAACCTACGCCGCGTGCTCAACGAACCCAAACGAGGGATCGGCGACCGTGCCGAGGGTGCCGTCGCCGCCCTTGCCGAGCGCGAGCGGACATCCTTCATGGCTGCGGCACGTCGGGCGGACCAGGCGCCGGGCATGGCCACGCGTTCGGTCAACGCTGTCCTCGGCTTCGTGAAGCTCCTGGACGACCTCGCGGAAGTCGCCTCCGGATCCGGCGCGGCTGCAGCCCTCGAGGCAGTCCTGGAACAGACCGGCTACCTCGCCGGACTGCGCGCCAGTTCCGACCCGCAGGACGAATCGCGGGTAGAGAACCTTGCCGAACTTGTAGCCGTCGTCCGTGAGTACGAAAGGGACAACCCGGAGGGTTCACTGGGCGAGTTCCTGGAACAGGTGTCCCTGGTGGCTGATGCCGACCAGATTCCGGACGCTCCCGGCGCGGACATCGATGCTGCGGTGGCAGAAGCCAAGCGCATGGGAGTTGTCACGCTGATGACTCTGCACACAGCAAAGGGCCTTGAGTTCCCTGTGGTCTTCCTGACCGGCATGGAGCACGGGATTTTCCCGCACCAGCGCTCGGCCACGGACCCGAAGGAACTGGCAGAAGAGCGCCGGCTGGCCTACGTGGGGCTCACCCGGGCACGCCAGCGGCTCTACGTCACGCGCTCGGAGGTCCGCAGCATGTGGGGCCAAAGCCAGTACAACCCGGCCAGCCAGTTCCTCGAAGAGATTCCGTCCGAACTCGTGGAGTGGAAGCGCGAAGTCATGAGCCGGCAGGCGGGCGGATGGGGGAGTGCTCCCATCGGTTCCAACCGTTACGGTGGTTCGTTCTGGGGTGCGGGTACCTCCCGCGGTGTGGCCGCGAGCCCAACCGCAGGGTTCGACGCCGACGTTCCTGCCGCCGTCGCACGCAACAGGGTGCAGCCACAGAAGGAAGTCATTTCCGTAGTGGTGGGGGACAAGGTCAACCACACGAGTTTCGGCAACGGCGTGGTGCTCGGCGTCGAAGGTGCGGGCGACAAGACGGTCGCGAAGGTGAAGTTCGACGTCGGCGAGAAGCGCCTGTTGTTGCGTTATGCGCCGCTGACCAAGCTTGATGCATGA
- a CDS encoding Cgl0159 family (beta/alpha)8-fold protein, translating into MSLNDDPRRYEHLSRIRLEDPEAVARAAATRRRHPGLKHGKQNFIVAADHPARGALAVGSEPMAMADRRDLLDRLQIALANPAVDGILASPDIMDDLLLLGALDGKLIFGSMNRGGLAGLVNEFDDRFTGHTAEALEALGADGGKMLTRICLGDPDTVATLEATAKAIDSLAARKLIAMVEPFLSVRDAHGKVRNDLRADAVIKSVGIAEGLGSTSAYTWMKLPVVAEMERVMASTTLPTVLLGGDPDGTQDEVFASWQAALALPGVRGLTVGRTLLYPHDGDVAGAVATAASLLNNTASVPAVAAKNGADARIPVKVSE; encoded by the coding sequence TTGAGCCTCAACGATGACCCCCGCCGTTATGAGCACCTGAGCCGGATCAGGCTTGAAGACCCGGAAGCTGTTGCCCGCGCGGCAGCCACGCGCCGCAGGCACCCTGGACTGAAGCACGGCAAGCAGAACTTCATCGTCGCGGCTGACCACCCGGCCCGTGGTGCCCTGGCCGTCGGCTCCGAGCCCATGGCGATGGCCGACCGCCGCGACCTCCTGGACCGCCTCCAGATTGCGTTGGCCAACCCCGCCGTGGACGGCATCCTCGCCTCGCCGGACATCATGGACGACCTCCTGCTCCTGGGCGCGTTGGATGGCAAACTCATTTTTGGTTCCATGAACCGTGGCGGCCTGGCCGGTCTGGTCAACGAGTTCGACGACCGTTTCACCGGACACACGGCAGAGGCCCTTGAAGCACTCGGCGCCGATGGCGGCAAGATGCTGACCCGTATCTGCCTGGGCGACCCGGACACGGTGGCCACCCTCGAAGCCACTGCCAAAGCCATTGATTCCCTGGCAGCACGCAAGCTGATCGCCATGGTGGAGCCGTTCCTGTCCGTGCGTGACGCCCACGGCAAAGTCCGCAACGACCTCCGCGCGGATGCTGTGATCAAGTCCGTGGGAATTGCCGAGGGCCTCGGTTCTACCAGTGCCTACACCTGGATGAAGCTGCCGGTGGTGGCCGAAATGGAACGCGTCATGGCCTCCACCACCCTGCCGACCGTACTCTTGGGCGGCGACCCGGACGGTACCCAGGACGAGGTGTTCGCCAGCTGGCAAGCGGCATTGGCACTTCCGGGCGTGCGTGGCCTGACGGTCGGGCGCACCCTGCTGTACCCGCACGACGGCGACGTCGCAGGTGCCGTAGCAACGGCCGCCTCGCTGCTGAACAACACTGCGTCCGTGCCCGCCGTCGCGGCGAAGAATGGCGCTGATGCCCGTATTCCAGTGAAAGTATCGGAGTAG
- the iolC gene encoding 5-dehydro-2-deoxygluconokinase, with protein MTHELLTIGRISVDIYPNDIGVDLEDVTSFGKYLGGSPSNVAVAAARHGRRTGVITRTGDDAFGKYLHRELHKFSVDDSFVSPVAEYPTAVTFCAIKPATDEFPLYFYGRFPTAPDLQIKAEELDLEAVREAGIFWSTVTGLCQEPSRSAHIAAHQARPRTGLKPGQFTILDLDYRPMFWSSEEEARTEVAKILPHVTVAIGNDKECAVAVGEGTPDEQADRLLAAGVEIAVVKLGAEGVMAKTRTERVVSAPVPVETVNGLGAGDSFGGAFCHGLLSGWPLSEVLDYANASGAIVASRVSCADAMPTPDEVTSLLAERGRPIPGASLAASSTLAEGAVR; from the coding sequence GTGACCCACGAACTACTCACGATCGGGCGCATCAGCGTTGATATCTACCCGAATGACATCGGAGTGGACCTGGAGGACGTGACGTCCTTCGGTAAGTACCTCGGAGGCTCGCCCTCCAACGTGGCTGTTGCGGCAGCCCGCCATGGCCGCCGCACCGGTGTCATCACCCGCACCGGCGATGACGCCTTCGGGAAGTACCTGCACCGCGAACTTCACAAGTTCAGCGTTGACGATTCGTTCGTGTCGCCGGTTGCGGAATACCCCACGGCAGTGACGTTCTGCGCGATCAAGCCCGCAACGGACGAGTTCCCGCTGTACTTCTACGGCCGCTTCCCCACGGCGCCTGACCTGCAGATCAAAGCCGAAGAGCTTGATCTGGAAGCTGTCCGCGAAGCAGGAATCTTCTGGTCCACCGTCACCGGCCTGTGCCAGGAGCCCAGCCGCAGCGCACACATCGCCGCACACCAGGCCCGTCCCCGGACCGGCTTGAAGCCGGGCCAGTTCACCATCTTGGACCTGGATTACCGCCCCATGTTCTGGTCGTCCGAAGAAGAAGCCCGCACCGAGGTCGCCAAGATCCTCCCGCACGTCACTGTCGCGATCGGCAACGATAAGGAATGCGCCGTCGCCGTGGGTGAGGGAACGCCTGATGAGCAGGCAGACCGCTTGCTGGCCGCCGGCGTCGAAATCGCCGTCGTGAAGCTTGGCGCTGAAGGCGTGATGGCCAAGACCCGCACGGAACGCGTGGTCTCGGCGCCTGTCCCGGTGGAAACCGTCAACGGCCTGGGCGCCGGCGACTCCTTCGGCGGCGCTTTCTGTCACGGACTGCTGTCCGGCTGGCCGCTGTCGGAAGTCCTCGACTACGCCAACGCTTCGGGCGCGATTGTCGCCTCCCGGGTGTCGTGCGCGGATGCGATGCCGACGCCGGACGAGGTCACCTCGCTGCTCGCCGAACGTGGCCGGCCCATTCCCGGTGCCTCACTTGCAGCCTCCTCGACCCTCGCAGAAGGAGCAGTGCGTTGA
- a CDS encoding CoA-acylating methylmalonate-semialdehyde dehydrogenase encodes MSTTTTLTTIHHFINGAETTGEGDRTQPVYNPATGQVTAELRLANEADLNTAVAAAKKAAESWGDISLAKRTAVLFKFRELVAAHVDELAELITAEHGKVLSDAKGEIGRGLEVIEFACGIPQLLKGDYSDQVSTGIDVFSFREPLGVVAGITPFNFPVMVPLWMAPMAIATGNAFILKPSERDPSASMLLAKLWKQAGLPDGVFQVLHGGKETVEGLLTHPDVDGISFVGSTPIAQYVHETATKHGKRVQALGGAKNHAIVMPDADLDNAADHLAAAAFGSAGERCMAISVAVAVGDAADLIVKKVEERALAVKVKNGTEPDAEMGPVITPASKERIVKIVTEAETAGAAMVVDGRDLVVPGHEDGFWVGPTVIDHVKTEMTAYTEEIFGPVLVVVRVADLEEGIALINSNPYGNGTAIFTSSGANARKFQRSVTVGMVGVNVPLPVPVAYHSFGGWKNSLFGDKHIYGPEGVSFYTRGKVITSRWPEPTHASGASYNFPSN; translated from the coding sequence ATGTCGACGACGACCACACTGACCACCATTCACCACTTCATCAACGGCGCTGAAACCACCGGTGAGGGCGACCGCACCCAGCCGGTGTACAACCCGGCCACCGGCCAGGTTACGGCTGAACTGCGCCTGGCCAACGAGGCTGACCTGAACACAGCGGTTGCCGCCGCGAAGAAGGCCGCGGAGTCCTGGGGTGACATTTCCCTGGCCAAGCGCACCGCCGTGCTGTTCAAGTTCCGTGAGCTCGTGGCCGCCCACGTGGACGAACTCGCTGAGCTGATCACCGCCGAGCACGGCAAGGTCCTCTCTGACGCCAAGGGCGAGATCGGCCGTGGCCTGGAGGTCATCGAGTTCGCTTGTGGCATTCCGCAGTTGCTCAAGGGTGACTACTCTGACCAGGTCTCCACGGGCATCGATGTTTTCTCGTTCCGTGAGCCGCTGGGCGTGGTAGCCGGTATCACGCCGTTCAACTTCCCGGTCATGGTTCCGTTGTGGATGGCTCCGATGGCCATCGCCACCGGCAACGCGTTCATCCTCAAGCCCTCCGAGCGCGATCCGTCCGCCTCGATGCTGCTGGCCAAGCTGTGGAAGCAGGCCGGACTGCCGGACGGAGTGTTCCAGGTCCTGCACGGTGGCAAGGAAACCGTTGAGGGCCTGCTGACCCACCCGGACGTGGACGGCATCTCCTTCGTCGGCTCCACCCCGATCGCCCAGTACGTCCACGAGACCGCCACCAAGCACGGCAAGCGCGTCCAGGCCCTGGGCGGGGCGAAGAACCACGCCATCGTAATGCCCGACGCCGACCTCGACAACGCCGCAGACCACCTCGCCGCTGCCGCTTTCGGCTCAGCGGGGGAGCGCTGCATGGCCATCTCCGTCGCTGTGGCCGTCGGTGACGCCGCCGACCTGATCGTAAAGAAGGTCGAAGAACGCGCCCTGGCCGTGAAGGTCAAGAACGGCACCGAACCCGACGCTGAAATGGGCCCGGTCATCACCCCGGCTTCCAAGGAACGCATCGTCAAGATCGTCACCGAAGCCGAAACGGCCGGCGCGGCAATGGTGGTGGATGGCCGTGACCTGGTGGTCCCCGGCCACGAAGACGGCTTCTGGGTGGGCCCAACCGTGATCGACCACGTCAAGACCGAAATGACCGCCTACACCGAGGAAATCTTCGGACCCGTTCTGGTGGTGGTCCGCGTGGCCGACCTCGAAGAAGGCATCGCCCTGATCAACTCCAACCCGTACGGCAACGGCACCGCGATCTTCACCTCCTCCGGCGCGAACGCCCGGAAGTTCCAGCGCTCCGTGACCGTGGGCATGGTCGGCGTCAACGTTCCCCTGCCCGTGCCGGTGGCCTACCACTCCTTCGGTGGTTGGAAGAACTCCCTCTTCGGAGACAAGCACATCTACGGCCCCGAAGGCGTCTCCTTCTACACCCGGGGCAAGGTCATCACCTCACGCTGGCCCGAGCCCACCCACGCCTCCGGCGCCTCGTACAACTTCCCCTCCAACTAG
- the sucD gene encoding succinate--CoA ligase subunit alpha, producing the protein MSIYLNKDSKVIVQGITGGEGTKHTALMLKAGTNIVGGVNARKAGTTVLHGDKEITVFGTVKEAMAETGADVSIVFVPPAFTKDAVVEAIEAGIGLVVVITEGVPVQDSAEFWALAQSKVDADGKQVTRIIGPNCPGIITPGEALVGITPANITGKGPIGLVSKSGTLTYQMMYELRDLGFSTAIGIGGDPIIGTTHIDALAAFEADPETKAIVMIGEIGGDAEERAADFIKANVTKPVVGYVAGFTAPEGKTMGHAGAIVSGSAGTAQAKKEALEAAGVKVGKTPSETAKLLREVYATL; encoded by the coding sequence ATGTCTATCTACCTCAACAAGGACTCCAAGGTCATCGTTCAGGGCATCACCGGCGGCGAGGGCACCAAGCACACCGCCCTGATGCTCAAGGCCGGCACCAACATTGTTGGTGGCGTCAATGCCCGCAAGGCCGGCACCACGGTCCTGCACGGCGACAAGGAAATCACTGTCTTCGGCACCGTCAAGGAAGCCATGGCTGAAACCGGCGCTGACGTCTCCATCGTCTTCGTTCCGCCGGCATTCACCAAGGACGCCGTGGTTGAAGCCATCGAAGCCGGCATCGGCCTCGTGGTTGTCATCACCGAAGGTGTTCCGGTTCAGGACTCCGCAGAGTTCTGGGCACTGGCCCAGTCCAAGGTGGACGCCGACGGCAAGCAGGTCACGCGCATCATCGGACCGAACTGCCCCGGCATCATCACCCCGGGCGAGGCCCTGGTTGGCATCACCCCTGCGAACATCACGGGCAAGGGCCCCATCGGCCTCGTGTCCAAGTCCGGTACCTTGACCTACCAGATGATGTACGAACTCCGTGACCTCGGCTTCTCCACTGCGATCGGCATCGGTGGCGACCCCATCATCGGCACCACGCACATCGACGCCCTGGCCGCGTTCGAAGCTGACCCCGAGACCAAGGCAATCGTCATGATCGGCGAAATCGGTGGCGACGCTGAAGAGCGCGCAGCCGACTTCATCAAGGCCAACGTCACCAAGCCTGTTGTTGGCTACGTGGCTGGCTTCACCGCTCCCGAAGGCAAGACCATGGGCCACGCCGGCGCCATCGTCTCCGGTTCCGCTGGTACCGCACAGGCCAAGAAGGAAGCCCTCGAAGCTGCAGGCGTGAAGGTCGGCAAGACGCCGTCCGAGACCGCGAAGCTGCTGCGCGAAGTTTACGCAACGCTCTAG
- the sucC gene encoding ADP-forming succinate--CoA ligase subunit beta, producing MDLFEYQARDMFEAHGVPVLAGIVAHTPEEAKAAAEKIGGVTVVKAQVKVGGRGKAGGVKVAKSADEALEHATNILGMDIKGHTVNKVMIAQGADIAEEFYFSVLLDRANRNYLAMCSVEGGMEIEQLAVERPEALAKIAIDPAVGIDQAKADEIVAAAGFAEELRGKVADVILKLWDVFKKEDATLVEVNPLVRTGAGDIVALDGKVSLDENADFRHVHHATLEDKDAADPLEAKAKAQDLNYVKLDGEVGIIGNGAGLVMSTLDVVAYAGENRGNVKPANFLDIGGGASAEVMANGLDVILGDSQVKSVFVNVFGGITACDAVAKGIVGALAELGSSANKPLVVRLDGNNVEEGRRILTEANHPLVTLAATMDEGADKAAELANAAK from the coding sequence GTGGACCTGTTTGAATATCAGGCGCGCGATATGTTCGAAGCGCACGGTGTACCCGTGCTCGCCGGCATCGTGGCGCACACTCCTGAAGAAGCGAAGGCAGCTGCCGAGAAGATCGGCGGCGTAACAGTCGTCAAGGCACAGGTTAAGGTTGGTGGCCGCGGCAAGGCCGGCGGCGTCAAGGTTGCCAAGTCTGCCGACGAGGCACTTGAGCACGCCACCAATATCCTGGGCATGGACATCAAGGGCCACACCGTCAACAAGGTGATGATCGCCCAGGGTGCTGACATCGCCGAGGAATTCTACTTCTCGGTCCTCCTGGACCGTGCCAACCGCAATTACCTGGCCATGTGCTCGGTTGAAGGCGGCATGGAAATCGAGCAGCTTGCTGTCGAGCGTCCCGAGGCCCTGGCCAAGATCGCCATCGACCCGGCTGTGGGCATCGACCAGGCCAAGGCTGACGAGATCGTCGCAGCTGCAGGCTTCGCTGAAGAACTGCGCGGCAAGGTCGCCGACGTCATTCTGAAGCTCTGGGATGTCTTCAAGAAGGAAGACGCAACCCTGGTTGAGGTCAACCCGCTGGTCCGCACCGGAGCAGGCGACATCGTTGCCCTCGACGGCAAGGTCTCCCTGGACGAGAACGCCGACTTCCGCCACGTGCACCACGCAACGCTGGAAGACAAGGACGCAGCTGACCCCCTCGAGGCCAAGGCCAAGGCGCAGGACCTCAACTACGTCAAGCTGGACGGCGAAGTAGGCATCATCGGCAACGGCGCCGGTCTTGTGATGTCCACCCTCGACGTCGTTGCTTACGCCGGCGAGAACCGCGGCAACGTCAAGCCCGCCAACTTCCTGGACATCGGTGGTGGAGCTTCCGCCGAGGTCATGGCCAACGGCCTGGACGTTATCCTGGGCGACTCCCAGGTCAAGAGCGTGTTCGTGAACGTCTTCGGTGGCATCACCGCGTGTGACGCTGTTGCCAAGGGCATCGTGGGTGCACTGGCCGAGCTCGGTTCTTCCGCGAACAAGCCGCTGGTTGTTCGCCTCGACGGCAACAACGTTGAGGAAGGCCGCCGCATCCTGACCGAGGCCAACCACCCGCTGGTAACCCTGGCCGCCACCATGGACGAGGGCGCCGACAAGGCCGCCGAGCTCGCCAACGCAGCTAAGTAA